In the genome of Populus trichocarpa isolate Nisqually-1 chromosome 10, P.trichocarpa_v4.1, whole genome shotgun sequence, the window GCTGACACGTCAAGAATTAGCAATTGGTCTTCGCCATGAAAAGACTTTTAAAGTCTTTCAGTGGAAACAAATGGCTGGAAAGACTGACTTTGTCAACTACCGTTTCCATTTCaaaactactttaaaaaaaaaattattttttaattttattttattttaaattaattttttatatatatttgaacatcattttaatataataatgttaaaaataattttaaaaaataaaaaaatatattattttaatatattttcaaataaaaaaatttaaaaaaaacattattacacTCCCTTAAATATCtccaaattattataaaaaagaaaaagcggTTTTAATAGTGAGTTTGttgaatcaattttaaaataatattattttatttgcagtAAAACTCATTGTTTtcgataaaaactaaaaaaaacaattagaattgttgtttgatgaacaattttcaaaccaatcctaaataaaatataagcaaCACTCTAAATTATTATCGGTTCAACTCATTAAATCATACCAAGTTTACCAGCTGGTGGAAAGAAAGCAGTGACCAATGCGTTCAGTCTAAATCCACCGAACTTAATAAGGCCCAATAACGTTTACCAGCTCGGAACCTATCCTTAAACCCAACCCCTTAGAAGAATGTAAACCCTAAATCGGACGGTCTAAAATCTTCCGTAAGAACTAAATATATAACAagacaaacaaaccctaacccCTTGTCATTTCTGCGTCTTCCTTAGCTGTCCGCCTCCACCCTTGCTTTCACGGTGACGCACACCTCAAGAACCCAGCATGGTTAGCTActtctctccttctccttctctcgACAACGCACTTATACCACTCTTAATCTAACATCATTTTGTTCTTGTATGTGATATGGTCTTGTAGCCTTTCAAGAGATACGTGGAGATCGGGAGGGTAGGTCTCGTCAACTATGGAAAAGAATACGGCAGGATCGTTGTTATCGTTGATGTCATCGACCAGAACCGCGTATGCTTCtgtctcttgtttatttttcttaccatATGCTTACTGcttcttttgtttctgttttttttttttttttgtcataaaaaaCAGATAGTCATGTTTTTTTAGAGGCTAATCAATCAAACTTGCTAGTGAAGAATaccgattaaaaaatagagtttGTGCTCCTTAGATCACTTAAATGTGAGCAATTTCTTTGCTTACTAAAATTTTACCTCACTTCCTGGGTGATGCATACACATATTGGACTAGTTTGTGTTATGTAGCCTGTTGGCTTTTATGTGCGAAATTGTTCTGTTTCTTGTAAGCATTAGCCTTTGAATGTTTATTGAGCTTAGGGTGTTTAAGATTAACGTCTCTTGCTCTGAGGAAATCagtgttgatgtttttttgtatACCGAAGTCTGTAAGGTTGTTTAGTGCTCATGAACTTGTTCAGGAtatgttattttcaaatatctttTGATTCTATGATTTTTTGGTCATCCGTGGAATTGGTCAGCTTACATTGAATGCAATTTGTGACTTGTCTTTTACAGGCTCTGGTTGATGCCCCAGATATGGTGAGGAGCCAAATGAACTTCAAGAGAATCTCACTCACCGATATCAAGATTGATATCAACCGGGTTCCAAAGAAGAAGGCTTTGATTGAAGCCATGGAGAAGGCTGGTAAGGGGTAGTTCTTACTGAAAGTTGTGTCATTTGTGCTCTAAATACCTCCTCCCTCTATTGAGATGTATTGTTTCCCGATGATAGATGTTAAGAACAAGTGGGAGAATAGCTCTTGGGGCAGAAGGCTGATTGTTCAGAAGAGAAGGGCAGCTCTCAATGACTTCGATCGGTTCAAGTTGATGTTGGCTAAGATCAAGGTTGGTTATAGTGCTTTATAAAAGATTGGCTcttgaaatgtttttataatttactttcaaatttaattccACTGACTTATTTTACTAGGTTTGGATTTTGAACTTCTATTTCTACTGTTAGATATTTATTTATGGCTTTCTAGGATTCcatctttatttttcatgattttgtaattttgataCTTTCTTTCTCAATCTAATATACATCTTGTTTACACGCACTTGTAGAGGGGTGGATTGATCAGGCAAGAACTTGCGAAGTTGAAGAAAGAAAGTGTTGCTTAAGAGTAATCTGTACAAGGACGTCCAATTTTGTTATCAACATGAAGCAAGTTGTTTTGGGATGTTTTTTCAGTTGGTTTTCTATGGACTCCCAGATTATGAGAAGTTTAAGAAGATTTTCCATATATTTAAGATTTCGAGGTCAATCTTCCTGTGCTACGTGCACTAGTTACTTTTTATGGAGTGGAAATTTGTGTGTTTCTCATATATAGAATTCGCTTATGCTGCTACCCTTCAGGGAAAAAAAACGTCCATTTCCAACAATGTGTTGTTAAATATGAGAGGCGACGCTACAACCAAGTGCATTGATAATTTGCCCCTTGCTTTACTAATTCCTGGAAGCTTTATTTTCGCGTTAGATTTAGCAGTTCCGTAATTatcaaagattaaataaaataagaaactgTATTCTTCCCATCGAAGCAAACTCGGTCGAATGCTTATTTCATCCTGGAGAAAAGTGTCGGAGAAATGTTCCCgtcgaagaagaaaaaaattatgcttgCTAGAAAACTCGACTCCCTTTGGAACCTTATTGAGTGTTTTCATCGTTGCTTTGAATGCGATGGGGTTTTTAGTGCCATCATTCATGAGTTGGGGGTGTATTTGTGCTGATTGTGCGTCGTTCTTTTCAAGTAAAGATTCTGGAAAAGCAGATGAATAGGAAAGAAGATTGTACAGGATAACAACTGTTATGACCCAGTGATTTTCATTTTGCTTGTGACAAAGTTTATGTAGGATCATTTGACAACTGGCCTTGGCAAGTTAGAACTAATTTGCAACGTCATCAAAATTGGAAAGTTGAGACCAGTGTACCTTGCCATCAAATTCTCGCAACTACAATTCATAGGCTATAGCCACAAAACCTTGCTGCCAGATTGTTTAATTCAGCTGTGTCCATAGGATGCTCAAGTTTCTTCAATAAGCATTGCATTGATGAAATCACGTGTCTTCTTTCATCTGGGTGGTTCCAGAGGGCTTGCAAAATTATAGGAGGAAAGATGGAAGCAGGCTGAGCAACCCACCGGCTGCCATCCGCTTCCAATCCATTCAAACTGTATATACACGCATGAGTGTTCAGATTGTAAGCATAATTATGAAGTCGTAAATCAAAACACTTGGGATTTGTTGAAAATTAcctattcaaaatatttaacatgTTAGGCCATTCATCAATCTTGAAATACACATCCGCAATGTTCTCATGTCTGAGCTTCATCCTCCAGAGTTTCCCAAAAGATTTGCAAATCGTGAGGACATTAGAACGACATTGTGGATTGATATTTAGGATTCTTACAACTGTTGTTCTTGGTGCATCAACTCTGAAAATTGATAGCTGCTTTCCTGATACCTGTAAGAAATGCTTTGCTAGTGCCCTCTCTTTGGCATCTTCACTCTGCAAAACAAATAGCATAAATAAGATAGGGGGAAAAATATCAAAGATGATGGAAACCGATACAAAGCATTGACTAAAGTGTGATATGCTGAGAAAACCACAAGAATCAAAATGGTCTAACTCACTAACTCGGAACTGATCAGATAGCAAAATTCTACTTAGACGATGTATTATTTTGCTACCAGGGCATTAGCTTTAATAAAAAGGCTGTTAGCAGAGCCCAGCCTGCCAAAAGATCATGACAATGTATCCCAATTTGGTATGAAGAAATAGATATGTTTGTGGATGATGTTTGTGAGAAGTGTACCGAGTCACTTTCTTCAACCTTCAACTCAACAGTGGGTAATAAATGATTCTTTTACAACTTATTGAGTTATTTCCATTGCAAAATAAAGTTGTCAGTGTACAGGAGTTTGAGATAAACCCACTTGGACAAGTAAATAGATCTGCTATAACCCCTCGTGTAACTTGTCAGGTCCTAggtttattttctagaaatcactagttcgaatctcacaaacCTTAagatcactggaggcttacatggt includes:
- the LOC7475399 gene encoding 60S ribosomal protein L14-1; this encodes MPFKRYVEIGRVGLVNYGKEYGRIVVIVDVIDQNRALVDAPDMVRSQMNFKRISLTDIKIDINRVPKKKALIEAMEKADVKNKWENSSWGRRLIVQKRRAALNDFDRFKLMLAKIKRGGLIRQELAKLKKESVA